From Bactrocera oleae isolate idBacOlea1 chromosome 4, idBacOlea1, whole genome shotgun sequence:
taaatttttaattattttttgaaacatttccaacttttcttttaaatttgccGAATTTTTGGGTTGGTGCCTCCGTATTGGCCATAGCTGCGAAATTTCGGGGGAAAGTGACAAAAGATTACTTTTTGGTTCTATGTGTTCTAATATTGATAATAATGAAAGCAACACTTTAATGGCACGAACTTTTAATAATCAAACCTTTTAAGGACTTACGTAAAGCCACTGTTGAACTACTTGCACTTAGCCAAGTTCTGTTTGCCGCCTAAAAAATGTTGTCAAAGTTGTAAGGATGAGGTGGAAACAGTCAGACAATTTCTTCTTCCTTCTCCAGCTTTTGCAAGAAGCTTCAGGTTGAAATTTCTCTGCAGTCTTGCCTTCGTCGCCCCAGtagacatagccgaaactgttcttagccgtctcaacaaatttgttcgATTTCGTTGATTTCGTTGGTTTGTGTGGGTCAATTATATAGGAGTTTATGAAGATACCACAAAAGCCCGATATGCTAACCTACTTAAATACAAAGCTATCCAAGGATGAAAAGTTGACAACTAACGTTTAAATTTTATCGGCTATACTGAAGTGTTGAAAAATTGctcctatgtatgtatataaattcgtCTTCAAAACGCAGTCTCTgcttcatacaattttttatgttctatttaaaataaatttctaaatcTACGAAAGCACCTGAATGGGCAATGATATTTTATATTGGCCCCTTGTCAATTCAGCTCTTCctttcatatattaaatatattttgccaATACAAGTAATGACTAATATTTCACTCAATTTCCTTATCCCAACtgattttcttttattgtttaACTTAAAGTCATATCTCAAAGATTTCAATAATGATTGGTTTGTGTTAGgcgattttattacaatttatttcaTACTATCATATGTATCTTGCTCCAAACGGCAAGTTTCTTAATACGGTTTGTGAAAATGTGGCGCTTTTATATTAAAGTGCTGCACTATTGAGTTAATGTTTTCTAATGTTAAACAGCAGCTTCATCAACACTTGGCTTAAATGTATGTGACTTTGGTTGACATCACGTCTATAAGAATCTATTCACAGATTTTATTGTTGCAACCAGCTGgagagaaaataaaacaaaaatattctaaagaataaaaacattttttaaacagaATGTCTTCATATGccatagtttatatatatatatatgcgtgtgtgtgtgtgttggtgtgggTGGTTGGCTAGTTGGCTGGTTGATGATGTTGACGAGCAGCTGTGCTGGTGTTGTCACTGCTTGAGATTTCGTGCAGATTACAGTTGGAACGTGCTGACACGTGCCACGCATTCACGCCTTCCGTGTGTACCTCCTCCACCTACTCCGCCGCTCAATAAAACACATTGGTGGCGTTCGGTAGAGTGGTGGCAAGCTTGCATTCTGCGGCAAAAAgtatagaaaatagaaaatgaGTGATAGATGAGCAAGATAAGTTAGCGTATAtgagcatgtgtgtgtatgagtatatgtgtttgtgtgcaaaGTGCGAGGCGTGAAAAAGCGTTTGGCAAATGACATTTGTGTGCACTCACTGTCGATGGGCATCCAGCCAACGCGCAGGTTCTTGTTAACATTGTCATCGCTGATCCACGTGTTCAATGGTTCAAAGTACTCCAGAAAAGCTGTGGCCgtcatatttgttaattttataatggTCAGTGGTTTGATGATTTCACGCCACGGTTTTGAAGAACCGGCGCTCATCATgtcgctaaaaaaaaaattaacggtaAACATCTGGATATATTTCTTagataaaaatagttttgagttatatataaaaaattctgcCTTCGAGGCTCAACctatattatattgaatagctCTAACTTTTGTGTCAAGGGCAATAAGCTGGGGATTTCATTAGGAAGCGCTTTAAATTACTCGGACttctttaaatttcaaaattaggcTAACGTTTACACAGATTGGCCCTAGTATACCGATCGAGACTTCCATCTTATTCCCCTTCGGCAATCCCTTCCAAACTGTTTGTTatgtttatcgaaaatatatcaatattctatttttttagcttatactttataaaatatCCTCGTATAAAAAATCACGGAGTGTTTATTCAGATCTTCTTTTTAATATTGGGTCCATTACTAAATTGcctcggtttttttttttaccgaagCTCAAcgtttttttaacaatatatgtattattgaaAGTATTGCTAATCTGAAGCAATAACATTTGCATATCTTTCTGGAATAAATGAACTGTGCCGCTTTGGCGGCCAaaatgaatcaagccaatttttgataccctgttcGGATAGGAACGGTTTTACAGGAAGCGCGTTCTGCATTGACTGaaacaaatggtagtcagagAGGGTAAGGCGTAGGCTATAAGGTGGGAGAGACAAAAATTTCAAGctgctgttttccaaatagtttatAACgggtcttgcaacatgaggaCAAGCattaatggaaaattattgtctCTTGTCTATTCGTAAATTTCGGTAATTTTTTGGCAATTGTTCGCTttaatttgatgagttgttgtcggtagAGTTCCCCATTAACGATTTCAGcccctaaaaatattttcatttttcagaCGTATGAGAGATTCTTTAAAGCCGGTGTTTTCCACCGAACAAATAGGCTCTATTAATCCAAACTCTGAGTATTCCGCTCACTATACCCCAACTGACCTAGCGCAACATGAAACAGAGCGCTACCGTCTTATCGATCTTTAACTTTTATGATCTACCCATTTTGACTTTCTTAGCTAattacataacatttttcttgGTTTCTAGTCCCTAAATTATATCTACTTACTAAATAAATTTGCCCGCATGTTTGCTGCCATTAAAGTCGCAATTGTCCAATGGTTTGTAGGCATTACGTCGTTCAAATTCGCCAATGCTCAGACAGATGGCGCGATAGATTTGATAGCCCAAGAACTCATCGAAAAGTTTTctgcacaaataaaaatataatataataatcatttaattacatttttcataTGTTCATACTTTGTGCTACGAAACTGATCAACAATGCCCTCATAGAACTTATAGGGCATATCATAAACACCGGGATCGGTCTGTTGTGGTGGCTCCACGCCCATATATTTCTGCATCAGATTCCAGTAATGGCAATTATAATGCTCCGGCTGCACTCTGCCATCGATCATGTCAACCCAAAGCTTTTCATGCACAAAATAAGTGGGCAGTGTGAGCAGCGTATGAGCGGCCTGAAAGAAAGCAGCGGGTTAGAAAAAtcaattaccaaaaaaaaaaggaaaaaaaaaatttttttgattaagcATAAATGTTGTttacttctttttatatttttgaaacctATTCAAAAATGTTTCTTATCTCATTTTACACCcaaaaaaagtaagaattcTTATCGCTACTCACCAAACGGTATAGACGGTTCAAGTTCAAAAAGTCATCATAATCGTAATTCTGTAAAATACCTAAACGTTGCTGCAAATGTTTCGGTGTGGACACAGATAAAATTACTGCCTCGCCCAAAGCCGCACCAAATCCAGGACATGCTTCCTGATTAAGTCCAACACGGAAATTATTCTTCTCGATTGCATATTGCACGGCTGCAATGTCGCCGTGTGTCTGCAGCAGCTTCTTATAGTAGACTTTGGGACAGAAATGTAACTCAACCTCGCCAAAATCAAAGATGCGCGACTTGCAATCGGGTCCACCAGTGCCGGCGCCCATTTCAATGAAGTGTTCAGTCATGAATTcgctaattgaaaatataagaaaatgaaataaatgcatatttaagAAGGTGTCTTTTCGAATTTTCGAAACCTACTCGGTAAGATTCCTAAAGCCAAGTGAACTGAAGAATTGCACACTAATATTAACCAAATCGAAGGGTTTTAAACCTGCGCCATCCAATTCGGTCTGCAAGTTAGGTAACTTTCGATCTACAAATGGATTTTGCAGCACCGTTTCTTTCTTCCATGCCTGATATGTCACCTGCTCCATGAGATGGTGCGGTATGAGACCTGTCGGTGGTATGACGTCATCGCCATATTTGTGCCGCAAAACATTACGTAAATGTGCATGTATTTCCCGATAGAAGGGACGCAATGAATCCATCAAATTTTCCAGCTCATAGATTAGATGGGGATCTTCGTACTGATCATACCAGAACGCCGATGGTTGTAAATCTGGCGTGCTCAAATTTCTGTAATATGCTATGTAGTAGTGCAGTGCTTCCTTTACCTCAGCGGGCATTTTATTACGCCATTCCTTCCAATAATGCTTAATCTCATCCAGATCATCACTATTCGTGAATATGGTTTTGATTTGATGCACAAAGGCCATATTGCATTTGCTCGGCTCTTTCATGTTGCACACCCATTTCTTGCGTGACATATTCTTCAACGTGTTGGTGGCGCGTTTGAATTTATAATTGATTGGTGGATATTTAGCACCGCGTAAGATCACCTCGAATTGTCGCTTTAGTAGTGGATCTACAAAATTTTGCCAATCGAATTTCTGCATTGTTCCATAGAAGGGTCGCAATTTTTCGCGCATTAAAATTTCAGGGCTCAGTGTGTCGTCAGCGAATTGTCGATACGCCGTAGCGCTGGCCCAATAGACATCGTTGATTTGTGTAAGCAAATTCTGTGCAGCTTCTTCGTTGAAAAATTCAGGCTCATGTGGGATGCTGTGATTTTGTTGAGCCTCTGATATGCAGATAAATGCAGTTAACTGTGAAGGAAATTTATTTAGGTTATTGTTTTGTAacggtatacatatttataaattaatgtcAGGCTAATttggtatatatggtatgtatagagatttacattaaaataaatacgtattataaaaatgttattgtaaCAATGTAGCTACTAATTCCCTCTGGACGCTCCATATTTaatccttttttttaaataatttggtcTCCATTTCGACGTCAGGCTTCAAGGATGTCGTAacagaaattattgaaaaataaaaaaatatacttataaaagtAAAGTATcctatataagtaaataacagAAAGTTTGCGAATGACGTTTATGATAGATTTTTAGGCATCTGAATTCAAAGCTCTCATTTGTTACGATCTCTAGAAAATAATTACAAGTATATCTCCTATGACATGATAAACCCACAATAGAGTAGACATTTTGAGTTTAACCAATTTGGGAAAAAAAATGCGACTATGGCATTCCTATGAGAAAAAAGAGATACTAGTAAATTTTGAATTGGCCAAAAAATctctcaaaaacaaaatttcaacaacaaaaaaatcaagGTTCTAAACTATATGCAGGGAAGTTTTATCTATGTTGATCGTTCTTTTGCCATTCACTTATAAAAATTAGCCTTCTGTTTTAATCCTTTTTTCTGATATGCATTGAAATCATACTACATAAAATACGAGAATCTTGCCGAGCACATGTATGCCGAAAAGGTACTAGATATTTCATTGATCGATCATTGTTAGCCATTTCTTTTAGTACCGTTTCTCATGCTTTGTAACTTTATTTTAGACATTTATTTTTCTGAAAAGCGTTTTCAGAGTTATATTTACCAGATTTACTCAAAGTCTGTACTAGGTTTCAATTTATATCGCTTAAATTCTTAAAACAGATCGTTTTAAGAATATGAGCTTATGGAGAGGAgcaattttagtttaattttttaattttataccttgaacaggttaaattaaatttgcaaagaAGTTTGCGACACTCAAAaggattttttaatgaaaaatttgtttatttttgaagaGTGTTGTACTCGTAGCTTCTAAgaatgttttttcttatttttttttataatatatattatttatttataaaattcactGAAACATTTTATATGATGTGTTTTTCTAACGCAATTTTAATCCTGTTGGCTTGTTCTCGCACACTTTTTTTTCGTAATAACCACATATATTTatcgaaacatttttattttttcctgattatgtttaaaatttgaactaaagttttttaataCTAACAAGCAGTGTTATAAACTGCCAGCAACGCTTGGGGAAGCTCATGCTTCTTTCGCCTTCGTTCACAAGTTCTCTATACCGCACGCACTGAGCgctaaaattaaactaaaattctTGAATTTTATCAACTAATGGCTTGGCTTTGTTTCATTgctgtaaaatgtatgtatatattgtggAATAGTGATTTGAGCTAACCTATGTACGGTCTTAGCTGATAACCCAACACTAgatgcatataaaaaatatacatacaataatacAAGCAATAGGTCCTTATATATAGGTcttatatacattttcaaaaatagggGTACTGTGACTTACTGCGtttctttttttctaattgctgtagatattgaaatttattatgtGAGTTTTCTTTTAAAAGCGCTTATGCAGATTTAAGGCAGAGGCATTTAGTTTAACTTAATTAATGTCAAAAAGAGCTTTtggtaaaaagtaaatattatatatcaaatatttcaaGTAAAATAAGAAGATGAATAAAATAGGATATAGAAGATTGGTACTGTGAAAGTTAAGGATTTGATGTTCAAATGGGATGATATGAAGTCCACCACTTTTTTAACAGAAAATGGATGgcattataagttttttttcttgGTATATTTTAgtaagatttaattttttggtaatattttatttaaaaatattttccttcaataatttataacagtattttatattttgtccaCTTATACTTTCGCTATGTACACCCTGATAAAATATTACAGTAGTTTTGTTTATCAACTTTTATTAATAATGAGACTTCTATACATTATAACAGTTATGACATAGCTCACAGCTCTCatatttcctttattttattaatatttaaatttattgtagaatttacttaatttttcaataaaaattttatttgtattttatatattgtagttgaatatttcaatatattataacaGTTACTATATAGCTTACAGATCtcatatttcttttattctattaatatttcaatttattgcaaaattcacttaatttttaaataaataaaataatattcataaaagttgaatatttcaatattttataacagTTAATAAAAAGCTTTGATTTTGTTGCCctcttgatatttatttttgttgagttatcttttaatatttataacagcacaatattttataacattataacagctaacatatttttattttttcatatattgttTTATAACAGTTTCTAGAACAATTTAGTTTTACTTTGCTGCTATAAttctgaaaaataatttttatgatgtTGGTTTTTTTGACTTATTTGCTTCTATTTctttataaataacaaaagtataaacaattaaatcgaaaatatttcttttcgtttgaaatcatttatgtatataatttgttgTTCTTCTTCCAAAATACTTTGTGAAACATCTGAAGCAATTATATTTCACTGCATATTTAAGACTTTTAAATATGGCGTTCATGGGAGGTGTTCTATAACACATATGCGCCCTAAAAGGCCACAGTTAAAATTCAGCAATAAAGCTCTTTCGCACAACAGCGACTTGAAATCGTTTTAACTCAGCAAGAAGCTACCTAAAATAACATCAAACCATAAAATTAGAGTACACCATGACTGGCATATGTGTTATATAGGAATGTGTTTGCCCAGAGCATTTGTCATCTGAGCCGGCTGATGCAGGTACAACAATAGTTGTTAACGGCTCATAAAAAACTAGGAGCTCTCCGAAGCTTTAAAATTCTCGCAGCACATTTGCAGCCATGTTTTTTGCCATGCGTATCTGCTTGTGGGAAAACGCTGGAATGCAAAATATTCATacacaaaaatttacatattcatgtatgtgtgtatgtgtttagaGAGTGTGGTTGAATCACTGACACATTGTACAACTTAAAATGTTTGCAGAACACTAAAGTTATGTTCTAGCGGAAGTGGGTTGCTGTCAAGCAAAATGA
This genomic window contains:
- the LOC106621485 gene encoding angiotensin-converting enzyme, yielding MSFPKRCWQFITLLLTAFICISEAQQNHSIPHEPEFFNEEAAQNLLTQINDVYWASATAYRQFADDTLSPEILMREKLRPFYGTMQKFDWQNFVDPLLKRQFEVILRGAKYPPINYKFKRATNTLKNMSRKKWVCNMKEPSKCNMAFVHQIKTIFTNSDDLDEIKHYWKEWRNKMPAEVKEALHYYIAYYRNLSTPDLQPSAFWYDQYEDPHLIYELENLMDSLRPFYREIHAHLRNVLRHKYGDDVIPPTGLIPHHLMEQVTYQAWKKETVLQNPFVDRKLPNLQTELDGAGLKPFDLVNISVQFFSSLGFRNLTDEFMTEHFIEMGAGTGGPDCKSRIFDFGEVELHFCPKVYYKKLLQTHGDIAAVQYAIEKNNFRVGLNQEACPGFGAALGEAVILSVSTPKHLQQRLGILQNYDYDDFLNLNRLYRLAAHTLLTLPTYFVHEKLWVDMIDGRVQPEHYNCHYWNLMQKYMGVEPPQQTDPGVYDMPYKFYEGIVDQFRSTKKLFDEFLGYQIYRAICLSIGEFERRNAYKPLDNCDFNGSKHAGKFIYDMMSAGSSKPWREIIKPLTIIKLTNMTATAFLEYFEPLNTWISDDNVNKNLRVGWMPIDKCKLATTLPNATNVFY